One part of the Candidatus Melainabacteria bacterium RIFOXYA2_FULL_32_9 genome encodes these proteins:
- a CDS encoding flagellar biosynthesis protein FlhB: MADEDKQFEATAQKLRKARNEGQVIKSKDLSTAISLLAMFMLLYYMAPFIWDQVARLFILLYEQIPNKSIENIGLQYLYFLTLVPAVLIVLPILFAALLVAVLGDLMQIGPLITGTPLVPKLDKLNPVNGFKNIFLSVKTLFELAKNIVKVLILGFIGFLVFKAHIPAILNLCAVENTFSILHEFGRMIVEFVLKAGIMFLVIAGADYMFTRWKFLKDQKMSFKEIKDEYKNTEGDPHVKAALRQRRMQMLQQTMLEAVATADFVTVNPVHIAVALKYNSEEMRAPKVIAKGTELFAKKIIKIAKEHNIPVVENPPIARALFRLVDINKEIPPELYKAVAEILMFVYNLRKRYETSTT, encoded by the coding sequence ATGGCTGACGAAGATAAGCAGTTTGAGGCTACAGCACAGAAATTAAGAAAAGCCAGGAATGAAGGACAAGTTATTAAGAGTAAAGACCTGTCTACAGCTATTTCTTTGCTTGCAATGTTTATGCTTCTTTACTATATGGCACCTTTTATTTGGGATCAGGTTGCAAGATTATTTATACTTCTTTATGAGCAAATTCCTAATAAAAGTATCGAAAATATTGGACTACAGTATCTGTATTTTTTAACTCTGGTACCGGCTGTATTAATAGTTTTGCCTATATTGTTTGCAGCTCTTTTAGTTGCAGTTTTAGGGGATCTTATGCAAATAGGCCCCCTTATTACAGGTACTCCTTTAGTACCAAAACTCGATAAACTAAATCCTGTAAACGGATTTAAAAATATTTTTCTATCTGTAAAAACTCTTTTTGAGTTAGCTAAAAATATAGTAAAGGTTTTAATCCTTGGATTTATTGGCTTTTTGGTTTTTAAAGCACACATTCCTGCAATTTTAAATTTATGTGCTGTAGAAAATACATTCTCAATATTGCATGAATTTGGTAGAATGATAGTTGAATTCGTCCTTAAAGCAGGAATAATGTTCCTGGTCATAGCCGGGGCTGACTATATGTTTACAAGATGGAAGTTCCTCAAAGACCAGAAAATGTCTTTTAAAGAGATAAAGGATGAATATAAAAATACGGAAGGGGACCCGCATGTAAAAGCAGCTTTAAGACAGAGGCGCATGCAAATGCTACAACAAACTATGCTTGAGGCTGTTGCAACTGCAGATTTTGTTACTGTAAATCCTGTTCATATTGCAGTTGCCCTAAAATACAATTCGGAAGAAATGCGTGCTCCAAAAGTAATTGCTAAGGGAACAGAGTTGTTTGCTAAAAAAATAATTAAAATAGCAAAAGAACATAACATCCCTGTTGTAGAAAATCCACCGATAGCAAGAGCTTTATTCCGGCTTGTTGATATAAATAAAGAGATTCCGCCAGAATTATATAAAGCAGTGGCAGAAATTCTCATGTTCGTATATAATCTGCGTAAGAGATATGAAACCAGTACAACTTAA